A genomic stretch from Marinimicrobium sp. C6131 includes:
- a CDS encoding NAD-dependent epimerase/dehydratase family protein, with protein MTIWIPGATGFVGRALMARLRADGQSVMPISRSASTVEGVTAHRISALGSLLSAGDTVVYCAGRAHVTRTGSAEDELAAHRRANCDEPLAAARLASARGARRFVFVSSIKVNGERTEGVPFSERDTPHPEDAYGRSKWEGEQALWEHARQAGMELVIVRPPLVYGPGVRANMAALMRVVGRGWPLPLASVRNKRSLVFVENLVDLLALCCTHPAAANEVFLVSDGRDLSTPELVRLMAEAQGRTARLWPFPVPLLKLGAGLLGRRSMADRLCDSLQVSTDKAKNRLFWRPPFSVEEGLRRMVGEVGG; from the coding sequence ATGACGATCTGGATTCCCGGCGCGACCGGTTTTGTGGGGCGCGCTTTGATGGCTCGGCTTCGGGCTGATGGACAATCGGTGATGCCTATTTCCCGCTCGGCGTCGACGGTGGAGGGGGTTACCGCGCATCGTATTTCGGCGTTGGGCTCGTTGCTGTCCGCCGGTGATACGGTGGTGTATTGCGCGGGTAGGGCGCATGTGACCCGCACGGGCAGTGCCGAGGATGAACTGGCGGCCCATCGCCGCGCCAATTGCGACGAGCCTCTGGCCGCTGCGCGCCTGGCCTCGGCCCGGGGCGCGCGCCGGTTTGTGTTTGTCAGCAGCATCAAGGTCAATGGTGAGCGCACCGAGGGCGTGCCGTTCAGCGAACGGGATACGCCGCACCCGGAGGATGCTTACGGGCGTTCCAAGTGGGAAGGCGAGCAGGCGTTGTGGGAGCACGCCCGGCAGGCGGGAATGGAGCTGGTGATTGTGCGTCCGCCACTGGTGTACGGGCCCGGCGTGCGCGCCAATATGGCGGCGCTGATGCGAGTGGTCGGGCGCGGCTGGCCGTTGCCGCTGGCGTCGGTGCGCAATAAGCGCAGCCTGGTGTTTGTGGAGAACCTGGTGGACTTGCTGGCGCTGTGCTGCACACACCCGGCGGCGGCCAATGAGGTGTTTCTGGTGTCCGACGGCCGGGATCTGTCCACGCCGGAGCTGGTGCGCTTGATGGCCGAAGCCCAGGGGCGCACTGCTCGGTTATGGCCGTTTCCGGTGCCGTTGTTAAAACTTGGCGCCGGCTTGCTCGGTCGCCGCTCAATGGCGGACCGGTTGTGTGATTCCCTTCAGGTCAGTACCGATAAAGCGAAAAACCGCCTGTTCTGGCGACCACCGTTTTCGGTGGAGGAGGGGCTGCGAAGAATGGTGGGTGAAGTTGGTGGATGA
- a CDS encoding ABC transporter ATP-binding protein has protein sequence MSTGDVLLQAKELRYSYASRLWGFKRFEFEVLKGLNFNVYRGETLGIMGRNGCGKSSLLRILNGIVAPTEGELKQSGPLTRILLTLGLGFDKDLTGRDNAMLSAMLQGYSRSRAKEALEDIKEFSELGDFFERPVKTYSSGMRSRLGFSTALKTEVDLLLIDETLSVGDQHFSHKAEKAMMEKINSEQTVIFVSHSGGQVKKVCSRAIWLEDGVIQAEGDTKEVAAEYKAFMDELDRSGGKSAWER, from the coding sequence ATGAGCACCGGTGATGTCTTGCTCCAGGCTAAGGAGTTGAGGTACAGCTACGCCAGTCGTCTGTGGGGCTTCAAGCGCTTTGAGTTTGAGGTTCTGAAAGGGCTCAACTTTAACGTGTATCGTGGTGAAACACTGGGCATCATGGGACGCAATGGCTGTGGCAAAAGCTCGCTGCTTCGTATTCTGAACGGCATTGTGGCGCCCACGGAAGGTGAGCTTAAACAGTCCGGCCCGCTGACAAGAATATTGCTCACGCTTGGGTTGGGTTTTGACAAGGATCTGACCGGCCGTGACAATGCAATGTTAAGTGCGATGCTTCAAGGGTACTCACGAAGTCGTGCCAAGGAGGCGCTAGAAGATATCAAGGAGTTTTCAGAGCTGGGTGATTTTTTTGAGCGCCCGGTCAAAACCTATTCCTCAGGTATGCGTAGCCGCCTCGGCTTTTCTACCGCGCTGAAAACAGAAGTGGACCTGCTTCTGATTGATGAGACATTGAGTGTCGGTGATCAGCACTTCAGCCATAAGGCTGAAAAGGCAATGATGGAGAAAATCAATAGCGAGCAAACTGTGATTTTTGTCAGTCACAGTGGTGGCCAGGTCAAAAAAGTGTGCAGCCGCGCGATTTGGCTGGAGGATGGGGTCATCCAGGCCGAGGGCGACACAAAGGAGGTGGCGGCCGAGTATAAGGCGTTCATGGATGAGTTGGATCGGTCGGGCGGTAAGTCTGCCTGGGAGCGATAG
- a CDS encoding glycosyltransferase family 2 protein, which yields MPNTPNPAQPASGIDYDVLVCTYNGAEFIEEQLHSILRQQPAPKRVLVSDDHSVDNTRAIVNQVAQSSPIPIEIIDGPGRGVIRNVLTALPKTTADYVFLADQDDIWLDNKVALFAEKMHGEHCPHLIFSDAWVWHPDRDEKHSFWELDQLRPDNARDPRRLAFHNTVQGASACVNRSLIAAMEPTAEHPDIVMHDWWLALIASGTGHIDYIREPTLLYRQHDNNQVGSQNKAGRKNRSLSHRRAVATRILRQAAAFADHYSDGLPLSCQGFFKHYRRALRGNIIERSAFILRRWPQHRDMRHNVTLWASIVLAKGVKPE from the coding sequence ATGCCCAACACGCCCAACCCGGCACAGCCCGCCTCAGGGATCGACTACGACGTTCTCGTCTGCACCTACAATGGCGCAGAATTCATCGAAGAACAACTGCACAGTATTCTTCGCCAACAGCCCGCCCCCAAGCGTGTGCTGGTCAGCGACGACCACTCGGTCGATAACACCCGCGCCATTGTAAACCAAGTCGCACAATCCTCGCCCATACCGATCGAGATCATCGACGGACCGGGCCGGGGCGTGATTCGCAACGTGCTGACCGCCCTACCGAAAACCACCGCCGACTACGTCTTTCTGGCGGATCAGGACGACATCTGGCTGGACAACAAAGTCGCACTGTTTGCCGAAAAAATGCACGGCGAGCATTGCCCTCACCTGATTTTTTCCGACGCCTGGGTCTGGCACCCCGACAGGGACGAAAAACATTCCTTCTGGGAGCTGGACCAACTGCGTCCGGACAACGCCAGGGACCCGCGACGGCTCGCGTTTCACAACACAGTGCAAGGTGCCTCGGCGTGTGTCAACCGATCCCTGATCGCCGCCATGGAACCCACCGCCGAGCACCCGGACATCGTCATGCACGACTGGTGGCTCGCGCTGATCGCCAGCGGCACTGGCCATATTGATTACATCCGGGAGCCGACGCTTCTGTATCGCCAGCATGACAACAACCAGGTGGGAAGTCAGAACAAAGCGGGGCGTAAAAACCGAAGCCTCTCACATCGGCGGGCGGTTGCCACCCGCATACTCCGGCAAGCCGCTGCCTTCGCCGATCACTACAGCGATGGCCTGCCGCTCAGTTGTCAGGGATTTTTCAAACACTATCGCCGCGCTCTCCGGGGCAACATCATTGAACGCAGCGCGTTCATACTGCGACGCTGGCCGCAACATCGCGACATGCGCCACAACGTCACACTCTGGGCAAGCATCGTACTGGCGAAGGGAGTCAAGCCGGAATGA
- a CDS encoding ABC transporter permease, translated as MNPLQFISLLDLKARMALKSEASKLYLSYLWWVIEPMLWVLAFYFVFTILLEMGRDIAFLMCGKIPFLWFSKSVTTGSNSIVASKGLINQVNIPKVFFPYQSLQEALYKQWLVFLVLFALLIFYGYNTSWHWLWVLPVIVANYLLILLCTLVGAFLVSYVRDIRMLINMGVLFLMFASGIFWDVNDIADPVKREALLTWNPVAFILDAYRAVLMRGEMFDHQHMIVLSAVMLGGIVLMHLVYRLFNQSIASKVINS; from the coding sequence ATGAACCCGCTTCAATTTATCAGTTTGCTGGATCTCAAGGCCCGGATGGCTTTGAAGTCTGAGGCATCCAAGCTGTACCTCAGTTACCTTTGGTGGGTGATTGAGCCGATGCTTTGGGTGTTGGCCTTTTACTTTGTTTTTACCATTTTGTTGGAAATGGGGCGGGATATCGCCTTTCTGATGTGCGGCAAAATCCCCTTTTTGTGGTTCAGCAAGTCGGTGACGACGGGGTCGAATAGCATTGTTGCCAGTAAAGGATTGATCAATCAGGTCAACATACCGAAAGTCTTTTTTCCCTACCAGTCTCTCCAAGAGGCGTTGTACAAGCAATGGCTGGTTTTCCTTGTGTTGTTCGCATTGCTGATATTCTATGGTTATAACACGTCCTGGCATTGGCTTTGGGTATTACCCGTTATTGTCGCCAATTACCTGCTAATATTGCTTTGTACACTGGTGGGGGCCTTCCTCGTCAGCTATGTGCGCGATATCAGGATGTTGATTAATATGGGTGTCCTGTTTTTGATGTTTGCATCCGGTATTTTCTGGGACGTCAATGACATCGCCGACCCGGTCAAGCGGGAAGCGCTGCTGACCTGGAATCCGGTGGCGTTCATACTGGATGCCTACCGGGCGGTACTGATGAGGGGAGAGATGTTTGATCATCAGCACATGATTGTGCTTTCCGCGGTTATGCTGGGAGGGATCGTGTTGATGCACCTCGTATACCGATTGTTCAACCAGTCCATTGCATCGAAGGTGATTAATTCATGA
- a CDS encoding glycosyltransferase — MTVYISVVSHEDTLEIIHDLRPHRLDAPEHQIVILDNCPARELETYATEHKLTYLANENILGFGANHNKVFHYCQHMLGMDVENDWFVILNPDLECDREAIEHLIDDMQATGAKIGAPNIFKDRKFEEHEESVRRFPYLWELVTSYLFRKNRTGVDRCTDRACEVDWASGACLAFSASTFKALGGFDERYFLYYEDVDFCWRARHMLGEKTYYVPGARMVHRGKRASHTLNNRHLWWHLRSALRFAWVRTKTALFGVDSLK; from the coding sequence ATGACCGTCTACATTTCTGTTGTCTCTCATGAAGATACGCTGGAAATCATTCACGACCTTCGGCCTCATCGGCTGGACGCCCCCGAACACCAGATCGTCATCCTGGACAACTGCCCTGCCCGGGAGCTGGAAACCTACGCGACGGAACACAAGTTGACGTACCTGGCCAACGAAAACATTCTGGGCTTCGGTGCCAACCACAACAAGGTTTTCCACTACTGCCAGCATATGCTGGGCATGGACGTTGAGAACGATTGGTTTGTAATCCTGAATCCGGACCTCGAATGCGACCGTGAGGCCATTGAGCACCTGATCGACGACATGCAGGCAACCGGCGCAAAAATCGGCGCGCCCAATATCTTCAAGGACAGGAAATTCGAGGAGCATGAGGAATCTGTGCGCCGCTTTCCCTACCTGTGGGAACTGGTCACCTCCTATCTGTTCCGGAAAAACCGGACCGGAGTGGACCGCTGCACGGATCGGGCCTGCGAAGTGGATTGGGCATCCGGTGCCTGCCTGGCGTTCAGCGCCAGCACCTTCAAAGCCCTGGGCGGGTTTGATGAGCGGTATTTCTTATATTATGAAGACGTGGACTTCTGCTGGCGGGCAAGGCATATGCTGGGCGAGAAAACCTACTATGTGCCAGGCGCAAGGATGGTGCACCGGGGTAAGCGGGCCAGTCATACGTTGAACAACCGGCATTTGTGGTGGCATTTAAGGAGTGCGTTGCGGTTTGCGTGGGTGCGTACCAAAACCGCATTGTTTGGGGTTGATTCGTTGAAGTAG
- a CDS encoding glycosyltransferase family 2 protein yields MNIIGRIKTLVRFWLDVRMVYSSPLFDETFYGKQNNPGGAVSRLQSVVEFLTDREAYEISPSQGFSSDWYLHRYPDVEQLGVNPLVHYLRFGKAEGRLPFHGATPGEPVPEGESWVSRQHSLLWGGFEHLAMPALIRCIKKKRDMDAMLTVAEWHYAYGDLHKASNLLEGCLSNAKPPHLKRCLVGLSKCYSLLAERESLGELLSKEENRLALSDDLPFVESNSVVGRAEGRLEPINRLYRAHGLAPVAPQESSRPLSLKNLTGLVDAEGDFECADPLVSVVVPAFNAEEGIGTALDSLLSQTWRNLEVIVVDDCSSDATCRVVEAYAATDARVRLLRNERNRGAYPSRNRGMQSASGQFVTVHDSDDWSHPQKLERQMQPLLQNDRLIATVSSWARVTPDMRFVGSWMLTQGFIEDNFSSWLIRRDILERIGLWDAVNVAADTEFLWRMEHHYGYQSLYHVCKGAPLSFALSDASTLTQTKATHVKTVYYGLRRLYREASSWWHRQSGFAPVMEEVRPFPAPIGNLKDASRYFDVVVIGDFAEVGTDFSPIFSQLDTLLSDGQALCLVHWPDPEGWLGRPVRDDVFDFCQSRHLTLGHSGVTVEASTLMLLDGSLWRRRPTRTIAIEKLDTVIIVNGLQPDDADAIKDYFAHGGYDYS; encoded by the coding sequence ATGAACATTATTGGGCGTATTAAAACACTCGTCAGATTTTGGCTCGATGTAAGAATGGTTTATTCCAGTCCGCTCTTTGATGAGACGTTTTACGGCAAGCAGAACAATCCAGGTGGGGCCGTTTCCCGGCTTCAATCGGTTGTTGAGTTTTTGACAGACCGTGAGGCCTACGAGATCAGTCCTTCGCAAGGCTTCAGCTCAGACTGGTATTTACACCGATACCCGGACGTAGAGCAGCTGGGGGTTAACCCGCTAGTGCATTACCTTCGCTTTGGCAAGGCGGAGGGTCGCCTTCCGTTTCACGGAGCGACACCGGGCGAGCCTGTCCCTGAGGGTGAGTCCTGGGTTTCTCGCCAACACTCATTGCTCTGGGGCGGCTTTGAGCATCTTGCGATGCCAGCTTTGATACGCTGCATTAAGAAGAAGCGGGACATGGACGCCATGTTGACCGTGGCGGAGTGGCACTACGCCTACGGAGACCTTCACAAGGCGTCCAATCTTCTTGAAGGCTGCCTGAGTAATGCAAAACCACCGCACTTAAAGCGTTGTCTTGTAGGGTTGAGCAAGTGCTATAGCCTGTTGGCGGAACGTGAATCACTCGGGGAGCTGCTTTCGAAGGAAGAGAACCGCCTGGCACTATCAGATGATCTTCCGTTTGTGGAATCCAATAGTGTGGTTGGCCGGGCAGAAGGGCGGCTGGAGCCGATCAATCGTTTGTATCGCGCCCATGGGTTGGCTCCTGTGGCGCCTCAGGAGAGCAGCCGGCCGCTCTCACTGAAGAATCTCACGGGCCTCGTTGACGCAGAGGGTGATTTCGAGTGCGCCGACCCGCTGGTCAGTGTTGTTGTGCCTGCGTTTAATGCGGAAGAGGGGATAGGGACCGCTTTAGATAGCCTGTTGTCTCAGACCTGGCGCAATCTTGAAGTGATTGTGGTCGACGACTGCAGTTCGGATGCGACGTGCCGCGTAGTAGAGGCGTATGCTGCAACGGACGCGCGGGTTCGTCTACTCAGAAACGAGCGGAATAGGGGAGCTTACCCCAGTCGCAACAGAGGGATGCAATCTGCAAGCGGTCAGTTTGTCACGGTTCACGACAGTGATGACTGGTCTCACCCACAGAAGCTTGAGCGCCAAATGCAACCACTGCTCCAGAATGACCGGTTGATCGCCACCGTCAGCAGCTGGGCCAGAGTGACGCCGGATATGCGTTTTGTGGGCTCCTGGATGCTGACTCAGGGATTCATTGAAGACAATTTCTCTTCCTGGTTGATAAGGCGGGACATTCTGGAAAGAATCGGGTTATGGGATGCCGTGAATGTGGCCGCAGACACGGAGTTTTTGTGGCGCATGGAGCATCATTACGGCTACCAGTCCCTGTACCATGTTTGTAAGGGTGCGCCGTTATCGTTTGCGCTTTCGGATGCGTCGACATTGACACAGACCAAAGCGACTCACGTCAAGACAGTGTATTACGGGCTGCGCAGATTGTACCGGGAGGCATCATCCTGGTGGCATCGGCAAAGTGGTTTTGCGCCTGTTATGGAGGAGGTGCGCCCGTTTCCTGCCCCTATTGGCAATCTTAAAGACGCGTCTCGCTACTTTGATGTGGTCGTCATTGGCGATTTTGCAGAGGTTGGCACCGATTTCAGCCCCATATTCAGTCAGCTCGATACCCTGTTGTCGGATGGACAGGCGCTCTGCCTGGTTCATTGGCCGGACCCTGAAGGCTGGCTTGGTCGCCCTGTGCGAGATGACGTGTTTGATTTCTGTCAGTCCCGACATCTGACTCTGGGGCACAGTGGGGTTACCGTTGAAGCGAGTACGTTAATGTTGCTTGACGGCTCCTTATGGAGGCGGCGACCGACCAGGACCATCGCTATTGAAAAGCTGGACACTGTCATCATCGTGAACGGATTGCAGCCCGATGATGCTGATGCAATAAAAGACTACTTTGCACACGGTGGTTATGATTATTCGTAA
- a CDS encoding glycosyltransferase family 4 protein: protein MIIRKLTNDLLALICRLSPKAKDFDAAWYCARYRDVADIGIDPLLHYCRFGYREGRDPNPMTSLSGERLTESSRFSVSRLGDSGILAISGDRELIDKAPTILCCGHQAGHELYGAERSFLDTLAVLAELKVNLVVTLPEAFNEDYLAAIRPHCSRLLILPYGWWAFGTEPQPVVVERFQSIIESFGISAVYANTVVLFEPLIAGRIMAVPVSVHVRELPYQDPSLCALMRADAEAVIQHLRETSDFQLVNSRFTGETLRLDDAIVIPNSVNAEDFKSISPPDCESHSLRVGMISSNLPKKGLDDFIALAGIFADEGSPIRFKLIGPENEHTRLIERRQAAGEISDNIDILGYIASPQAALNELDVLLNLSHFEESFGRTVLEAMAAARPVVVYDRGALSELVRHGETGYLVQFGHVEGIKRCIERFLTDPQLLRALGQNGKRRATEQFGVLSVKAGLEHWLDLVYSPRKTG from the coding sequence ATGATTATTCGTAAACTCACCAATGACCTGTTGGCCTTGATTTGCAGGTTGTCCCCAAAAGCGAAAGACTTTGATGCCGCGTGGTATTGCGCAAGGTATCGGGATGTCGCGGACATTGGTATCGACCCACTATTGCACTACTGCCGGTTCGGGTATCGGGAAGGACGTGATCCTAACCCGATGACCAGTCTTTCGGGTGAGCGACTCACCGAGTCATCACGGTTTAGTGTGTCTCGCCTGGGTGATAGCGGCATCCTGGCGATTTCGGGTGATAGGGAGCTGATTGACAAGGCTCCAACGATTCTGTGTTGCGGGCACCAGGCCGGTCATGAGCTTTACGGAGCAGAAAGGAGTTTTCTGGATACCCTGGCAGTACTGGCGGAGCTCAAGGTCAATCTGGTGGTAACCTTGCCGGAAGCGTTCAATGAGGATTATCTGGCCGCCATTCGTCCTCATTGTTCCCGGTTGCTGATTCTCCCCTATGGCTGGTGGGCATTCGGTACAGAACCTCAACCAGTGGTTGTCGAACGATTCCAGTCGATCATTGAATCGTTCGGCATATCCGCCGTTTATGCGAATACAGTCGTTCTTTTCGAGCCACTGATCGCCGGACGGATAATGGCGGTTCCGGTATCTGTTCATGTACGTGAGCTGCCGTATCAGGATCCCTCGTTGTGTGCGTTGATGAGAGCAGACGCCGAAGCGGTGATCCAGCACCTTCGTGAGACATCGGACTTCCAACTGGTCAACTCCCGATTTACCGGCGAGACGCTGAGATTGGATGACGCCATTGTTATTCCGAACTCAGTCAACGCCGAGGATTTCAAGAGCATCTCGCCACCTGACTGCGAGAGTCACTCCTTGCGGGTTGGCATGATCAGCAGCAATTTGCCTAAGAAAGGGCTGGATGACTTTATCGCCTTGGCGGGTATTTTTGCCGACGAGGGCTCTCCAATACGTTTCAAACTCATCGGCCCCGAAAATGAGCATACACGTCTGATCGAAAGACGGCAGGCAGCGGGTGAAATCTCTGATAATATTGACATCCTCGGTTATATCGCCTCGCCACAGGCGGCCCTCAACGAGCTTGATGTCCTCCTGAATCTGTCTCATTTTGAAGAATCTTTTGGACGAACCGTGCTTGAAGCGATGGCGGCGGCACGTCCCGTTGTTGTTTATGACAGAGGGGCTTTAAGTGAGCTTGTGAGGCATGGGGAAACTGGGTATTTGGTCCAGTTTGGTCATGTTGAAGGTATCAAGCGCTGTATAGAGCGTTTTTTGACAGACCCTCAGCTGCTGCGTGCGCTGGGGCAGAACGGCAAGCGACGGGCTACCGAACAGTTCGGTGTTCTGTCGGTCAAAGCCGGGCTGGAGCACTGGTTGGATTTGGTTTACAGCCCCCGGAAAACCGGTTAG